In the Flagellimonas sp. MMG031 genome, one interval contains:
- a CDS encoding ABC transporter substrate-binding protein codes for MAKKQWSIPILGFVLFVLMGCKQEKKAELHHNETVPSSISYAKGFTVIKEGDITLIEVTAAWPGAKSFTYALVPKQKLASMTFPRDAYDAIIGTPVENIVLTSTTHMEPIIQLGELNAVVGFPNTDYISSPAARERIAQGAIKDLGMNDRLNTEMVLELNPELIVGFSINEDNNAYDIMRRAGIPVVYNGDWVEQSPLGKAEWVKFFAPFFQKETLGDSIFSEIEASYRNAKELAQKATSKPTVLTGGLYKDVWYVAGGKSWMAQFLEDANADYLWANTAETGSIGLSLETVLAKAQKAEFWFNPSAQITYDELAQANTHHMEFDAFKNKKVYSNAIEKGEKGGLIFYETAPQHPDIVLKDLIKILHPALLPEHQLQFIKPLP; via the coding sequence ATGGCAAAAAAGCAATGGTCAATTCCAATCCTAGGATTTGTTTTGTTTGTGTTGATGGGCTGCAAACAGGAAAAAAAAGCAGAGCTCCATCACAATGAAACAGTACCATCGTCCATAAGCTACGCCAAAGGTTTTACCGTTATAAAAGAGGGGGACATCACCCTTATTGAAGTTACCGCTGCATGGCCTGGGGCAAAAAGTTTCACCTATGCTTTGGTCCCGAAGCAAAAACTTGCCAGTATGACCTTCCCTCGTGATGCCTACGATGCTATTATTGGGACGCCTGTTGAAAACATAGTACTTACTTCCACCACGCATATGGAACCCATCATACAGCTTGGGGAGCTAAACGCTGTTGTGGGCTTTCCGAACACCGATTATATCTCGTCCCCAGCGGCAAGGGAGCGCATTGCCCAGGGAGCCATCAAGGATTTGGGAATGAACGACAGGCTGAATACCGAGATGGTGCTCGAACTGAATCCCGAACTCATTGTTGGTTTCAGCATCAATGAGGATAACAATGCTTACGACATCATGCGACGGGCAGGCATTCCAGTGGTGTATAATGGGGATTGGGTGGAGCAAAGTCCGTTGGGCAAAGCCGAATGGGTGAAGTTTTTTGCGCCCTTCTTTCAAAAGGAAACCTTGGGAGATAGCATTTTTTCAGAAATTGAAGCTTCCTACCGTAATGCTAAGGAACTTGCACAAAAAGCGACCTCAAAACCCACAGTGTTAACAGGTGGATTATACAAAGATGTGTGGTACGTAGCAGGTGGAAAAAGTTGGATGGCCCAATTTCTGGAGGATGCGAACGCCGATTATTTGTGGGCCAACACTGCTGAAACAGGAAGCATCGGTCTGAGCTTGGAAACCGTATTGGCCAAAGCACAAAAGGCAGAGTTCTGGTTCAATCCCTCGGCACAGATTACCTACGATGAATTGGCCCAAGCCAACACCCATCATATGGAGTTTGACGCCTTTAAAAACAAAAAGGTCTATTCCAACGCCATTGAAAAAGGAGAAAAGGGCGGACTCATCTTCTACGAAACCGCTCCGCAACACCCGGATATCGTGCTCAAAGACCTCATCAAAATATTGCATCCAGCGTTATTGCCGGAGCATCAACTCCAATTCATCAAACCCTTGCCCTAA
- the rmuC gene encoding DNA recombination protein RmuC, whose protein sequence is MSTELIYVIVGLIALAIGLFAGMYIQKLKTKSTESVWGEREQQLNATIKSLNDKLLQRDEEQKQLQREKEQQSNQIVRYQADLENLQLKNKEQKEEVEKLQEKFTKEFENLANKILDEKSEKFTKSNKENIENILTPLNKKIKEFEEKVEKSQKENISINSSLKQQLESLQQQNLKITQEAENLTKALKGDSKMQGNWGELVLERVLEKSGLEKDREYSVQQSFQREDGTRVMPDVIIHLPDGKKMVVDSKVSLTDYERYTNAEEEDRPKYLKDHINSLRRHVEQLSSKKYEDLYEMESPDFVLMFVPIEPAFAIAINEDNSLYNKAFEQNIVIVTPSTLLATLRTIDSMWSNEKQQRNAIEIARQAGALYDKFEGFVSDLTKVGKKMDEAKSEYRGAMNKLVEGRGNIVTTIEKLKKMGAKAKKSLPEPILKRAHDDDFEELDQ, encoded by the coding sequence ATGAGCACAGAATTGATCTATGTAATCGTTGGCCTTATTGCTTTGGCAATTGGGTTGTTTGCAGGCATGTACATTCAAAAACTGAAGACCAAATCCACCGAAAGTGTGTGGGGGGAACGGGAACAGCAATTGAATGCAACCATCAAATCCCTAAACGATAAATTACTGCAGCGTGATGAGGAACAGAAGCAGTTACAGCGGGAAAAAGAGCAGCAGAGCAATCAGATTGTCCGTTATCAGGCGGATTTGGAAAATCTACAGCTAAAAAACAAGGAACAAAAGGAGGAAGTAGAAAAGCTCCAAGAGAAATTCACCAAGGAGTTTGAAAATCTGGCCAACAAGATTCTCGACGAGAAGAGCGAAAAGTTCACCAAGAGCAACAAGGAAAATATTGAAAACATCCTCACCCCTCTGAACAAAAAAATTAAAGAGTTTGAGGAAAAAGTCGAAAAATCGCAAAAGGAGAACATCAGCATCAACTCTTCCCTTAAACAGCAGTTGGAAAGTTTGCAACAACAAAATCTGAAGATTACCCAAGAAGCCGAAAATCTGACCAAAGCCTTGAAAGGCGATAGCAAAATGCAAGGGAACTGGGGCGAATTGGTCTTGGAACGCGTTCTGGAAAAATCTGGATTGGAAAAGGATCGTGAATACAGCGTTCAGCAAAGCTTCCAACGAGAGGACGGCACTCGGGTAATGCCCGACGTTATTATCCACCTACCCGATGGCAAAAAAATGGTAGTGGATTCCAAGGTCTCGTTAACGGATTACGAGCGATACACCAACGCGGAAGAAGAAGATCGACCCAAATACTTGAAAGACCATATCAACTCTTTGAGAAGGCACGTGGAACAACTCTCCTCCAAAAAGTATGAAGACCTTTACGAAATGGAGAGCCCCGATTTTGTGTTGATGTTCGTGCCCATAGAACCTGCTTTCGCCATTGCCATCAACGAAGACAACTCCCTGTACAACAAAGCGTTTGAACAAAATATTGTTATCGTTACCCCATCAACCTTATTGGCTACGTTGCGAACGATAGATTCGATGTGGAGCAATGAAAAGCAACAACGCAATGCCATTGAGATTGCACGACAAGCAGGTGCACTTTACGATAAATTTGAAGGGTTTGTAAGCGATTTGACCAAAGTCGGGAAGAAGATGGATGAGGCGAAAAGTGAATATCGTGGTGCCATGAACAAATTGGTTGAGGGACGCGGCAATATCGTGACTACCATAGAAAAGTTGAAAAAAATGGGGGCCAAGGCCAAAAAATCCCTTCCCGAACCTATTTTAAAAAGGGCCCATGATGACGATTTTGAAGAGTTAGATCAATAA
- a CDS encoding iron ABC transporter permease has translation MLAARTYRISFVLLALALLCALLLNISSGSVSIPFFDVVSLLWGKTPDIVSWEYIVWEYRVPKAFTSILVGAGLSLSGLLMQTLFRNPLAGPFVLGISSGASLGAALLLMGASLLAGYTAFGFLGDVSLAVAASVGSFLVLLVVMIVAQRVKDTMALLIIGLMFGSITSAIVSVLAYFSSAENLQRFIFWSFGSVGNLSMNQLLLLGGIVLLGVMLSITSIKSLNAFLLGEHYAQSLGVSLNKSRLIIIIATGVLAGGITAFAGPIAFVGLAVPHLTRQIFDTMEHKVLIPAVMLYGAILMLLCDTLAQLPNSASVLPINAITSLVGAPVVIWLLVRKRKMMF, from the coding sequence ATGCTAGCCGCGCGGACATATCGGATTTCCTTCGTGCTTTTAGCATTAGCACTCCTATGCGCTCTACTATTGAACATTAGTTCGGGGTCAGTAAGCATTCCGTTTTTCGATGTAGTTTCGCTTTTGTGGGGAAAAACACCCGATATTGTTTCTTGGGAGTACATCGTTTGGGAGTATCGGGTACCCAAGGCCTTTACCTCCATCTTGGTCGGTGCAGGTCTTTCGTTGAGTGGGCTTTTGATGCAGACCCTGTTCAGAAATCCGTTGGCTGGCCCATTTGTCTTGGGCATTAGTTCAGGGGCCAGTTTGGGTGCAGCTTTATTGTTGATGGGCGCTTCCCTGCTGGCAGGCTACACCGCATTTGGATTTTTGGGCGATGTTTCCTTGGCCGTTGCAGCCAGTGTTGGCAGCTTTTTGGTGCTTTTGGTGGTCATGATTGTTGCACAGCGCGTAAAGGACACCATGGCCTTATTGATTATAGGACTGATGTTCGGAAGCATTACCTCGGCCATTGTAAGCGTATTGGCCTATTTTTCAAGCGCTGAAAACTTGCAACGCTTCATATTTTGGTCGTTTGGGAGTGTGGGAAATTTGTCCATGAATCAGTTGTTGCTGTTAGGGGGCATTGTACTTTTAGGTGTTATGTTGAGCATCACCTCCATAAAATCGTTGAATGCCTTTCTCTTGGGCGAGCATTATGCACAAAGTCTGGGCGTATCACTCAACAAATCCCGATTGATCATCATCATTGCCACGGGAGTATTGGCAGGTGGTATTACGGCCTTTGCCGGACCCATTGCTTTTGTGGGCTTGGCCGTGCCGCATCTTACCCGTCAAATCTTTGATACCATGGAACACAAAGTTTTGATTCCTGCCGTAATGCTGTATGGTGCCATTTTGATGTTGTTGTGCGATACCTTGGCACAATTGCCCAATTCCGCCAGTGTTTTGCCCATAAATGCCATTACTTCCTTGGTCGGGGCGCCAGTAGTGATTTGGCTTTTGGTGCGTAAGCGTAAAATGATGTTCTGA
- a CDS encoding ChaN family lipoprotein yields the protein MKKLLFLLAFTLSFLTVTAQKAPYVIYNTKGKKVSYKKMLKTLEDKDMVLFGELHNNPIAHWLQYELTADLHSKRQLILGAEMIEADNQDELNDYLSGKIDYKALDSTARLWNNHKTDYAPLVDFARDSSLVFVASNVPRRYASMVYRGGFEALDSLPAQEKAWIAPLPIAYDPELPGYKNILEMMGDHGSPTLVMAQAIKDATMAHFILQNYKEGSLFLHYNGAYHSNDYEGILWYLQLQRPDLDYGTISTVTQENVHKLEEENENLADFIICVDQNMTTTY from the coding sequence ATGAAAAAACTGCTTTTCCTTTTAGCCTTCACCCTTTCCTTTTTGACCGTAACCGCTCAAAAAGCACCCTATGTTATTTACAACACGAAAGGGAAAAAGGTCTCCTATAAAAAAATGCTCAAAACCCTTGAGGATAAGGATATGGTGCTCTTCGGGGAGCTTCACAACAATCCCATTGCGCATTGGTTGCAATATGAGCTTACGGCAGACCTGCATTCCAAACGCCAACTTATTTTGGGTGCCGAAATGATCGAGGCCGATAATCAGGATGAACTCAACGATTACCTATCGGGAAAAATCGATTATAAAGCACTGGACTCCACTGCGCGGCTCTGGAACAACCATAAAACAGATTATGCCCCATTGGTGGACTTTGCCAGGGACAGTAGTTTGGTGTTTGTGGCCTCCAATGTGCCCAGACGCTACGCCAGCATGGTGTATAGAGGTGGTTTCGAAGCTTTGGATTCGCTCCCAGCCCAAGAAAAGGCATGGATTGCTCCTTTGCCCATTGCCTATGACCCTGAACTGCCCGGATACAAAAACATTCTAGAAATGATGGGCGACCATGGCAGTCCCACCTTGGTGATGGCACAAGCCATTAAAGATGCCACGATGGCCCACTTTATCCTTCAAAATTATAAGGAAGGCTCCCTGTTTTTGCACTACAACGGGGCCTACCATTCCAACGATTATGAAGGTATTCTTTGGTATTTGCAATTGCAACGACCTGATTTGGACTACGGAACCATTTCCACCGTAACACAGGAAAACGTCCACAAACTAGAAGAGGAAAATGAAAATTTGGCTGATTTCATTATCTGTGTGGATCAAAACATGACCACAACCTATTAA
- a CDS encoding 6-phosphogluconate dehydrogenase, producing MKKIITILIAAIVIGVVGYFAFVYYVPYSEGYRSGELIKFSRKGVMVKTWEGQISQGLSGTNVFSFSVEDGEKEIIEKMKEYQGQYIKVTYKERYATFFWLGDTKYFITEVKSEKSPIFRN from the coding sequence ATGAAAAAAATTATAACCATTCTTATAGCTGCCATTGTAATTGGTGTCGTGGGCTATTTTGCTTTTGTGTATTACGTGCCATACAGTGAAGGCTATCGTTCCGGAGAATTGATAAAGTTCAGCAGAAAGGGCGTCATGGTGAAAACCTGGGAAGGGCAAATCAGTCAGGGTTTATCGGGTACCAATGTATTCTCGTTTTCCGTGGAAGATGGCGAAAAGGAGATTATTGAAAAAATGAAGGAGTACCAAGGGCAGTACATCAAAGTCACCTACAAGGAACGCTACGCTACCTTTTTCTGGCTGGGCGATACCAAATATTTTATCACAGAGGTGAAATCGGAGAAGTCCCCTATTTTTAGGAACTAG
- a CDS encoding acyl-CoA thioesterase produces the protein MKKFKSSRESRVSITELMLPSHSNFGGKVHGGHILNLMDQIAFACASKHSQSYCVTASVNRVDFLNPIDVGELVTLKASINYTGKTSMVVGVRVESENVTTGMVKHCNSSYFTMVAKGKDGKNKTVPGLILKTKQDIRRFARSKERKQSAFQRDSKYESNNFKVNEYLEFLQGENVKMDFD, from the coding sequence ATGAAAAAATTCAAATCATCCCGAGAAAGCAGGGTTTCCATCACGGAACTTATGCTGCCCTCCCACTCCAATTTTGGCGGCAAAGTGCATGGTGGACACATTTTGAACCTAATGGACCAAATAGCCTTTGCCTGTGCATCCAAACATTCGCAAAGCTATTGTGTAACGGCCTCCGTGAACCGTGTGGATTTTTTGAATCCCATTGATGTGGGGGAATTGGTCACTCTAAAAGCTTCGATTAACTACACAGGTAAAACTTCAATGGTGGTTGGCGTACGGGTGGAATCTGAAAATGTGACCACAGGTATGGTCAAACATTGCAATTCTTCCTACTTTACCATGGTAGCCAAGGGAAAGGACGGAAAAAACAAAACAGTTCCCGGGTTGATCCTCAAGACCAAACAGGACATTCGCCGTTTTGCGCGTAGCAAGGAACGCAAACAATCGGCCTTTCAGCGCGATAGCAAATACGAATCCAACAATTTTAAGGTAAACGAGTACTTGGAGTTTTTACAGGGCGAAAACGTTAAGATGGATTTTGATTGA
- the pgl gene encoding 6-phosphogluconolactonase: protein MNLKIYKDKQKVAEQFSSYFVDQVKDKGTFHVALSGGSTPKIVFDVLAENFSDKVDWNKVHFYWGDERCVPPSDDESNYKMTVEHLFSKIELPKENIHRILGEKDPKGEALRYANLLEINLDRVEGVPQFDLVILGMGDDGHTASIFPHEIELWDAEDHCVVATHPDSGQKRVSINGKVINTAKEVAFLVTGASKSEKVKTVVEKTEGSEAYPASLVHPASGNLVWFLDEEAAAELNQNPS from the coding sequence ATGAATTTGAAAATATATAAAGACAAACAAAAGGTAGCTGAACAGTTTTCCAGCTATTTTGTGGATCAAGTGAAAGACAAGGGCACGTTTCATGTAGCCCTTTCGGGCGGGAGCACCCCAAAAATAGTTTTTGATGTACTGGCCGAAAACTTTTCGGATAAGGTAGATTGGAATAAGGTACATTTTTATTGGGGAGACGAACGTTGTGTGCCTCCTTCCGATGATGAGAGCAACTATAAAATGACAGTGGAGCACCTGTTTTCCAAAATTGAGCTGCCCAAGGAGAATATTCATAGGATATTGGGAGAAAAAGACCCTAAAGGCGAAGCCTTGCGTTATGCCAATCTGCTCGAAATCAATTTGGATAGGGTAGAAGGCGTGCCCCAATTCGATTTGGTCATTTTGGGTATGGGCGATGACGGACATACGGCTTCCATTTTCCCTCATGAGATTGAACTTTGGGATGCGGAAGACCATTGCGTGGTGGCCACCCACCCTGATTCGGGGCAAAAACGGGTGTCCATCAATGGAAAAGTGATCAATACTGCTAAAGAGGTCGCTTTTTTGGTCACAGGGGCATCAAAATCGGAGAAAGTGAAGACGGTGGTGGAGAAAACCGAAGGTTCGGAAGCGTATCCGGCGTCTTTGGTGCATCCAGCATCTGGGAATTTAGTTTGGTTTTTGGATGAGGAGGCTGCCGCAGAGCTCAATCAAAATCCATCTTAA
- a CDS encoding ABC transporter ATP-binding protein translates to MVKTEKNILSITNLSIGYGNKSVANNINFDLEAGMLCGVVGVNGIGKSTLLRTLGGFQPKLGGGIYLNGQPLEKLGSTALSKTLSVVLTEPPASKNLTVQELIALGRQPYTNWLGTLTKTDKQQIEASLEAFLLNDLRGNKCHELSDGQLQRVLVARAMAQDTAMILLDEPTTHLDLYHKVQILKMLQQLAHERQKTILFTTHEIELAIQLCDRILILDGKEHPFGDPCELIEQKHFDSLFPSEMVQFDAKTGSFKVSK, encoded by the coding sequence ATGGTAAAAACGGAGAAAAACATACTGTCCATTACCAACCTGTCCATTGGCTACGGGAACAAAAGTGTGGCCAACAACATCAATTTTGATTTGGAAGCCGGAATGCTATGCGGTGTTGTGGGTGTTAATGGCATCGGGAAATCTACTTTGTTACGTACTTTGGGTGGGTTTCAACCCAAACTTGGTGGCGGCATCTACTTGAATGGTCAACCGTTGGAAAAATTAGGCTCCACCGCCCTATCCAAGACACTAAGCGTGGTACTGACGGAACCACCCGCTTCCAAAAACCTTACCGTACAGGAATTGATCGCTTTGGGAAGACAACCCTACACCAACTGGTTGGGCACCTTGACAAAAACCGACAAACAACAGATAGAAGCGAGTTTGGAAGCCTTTTTGTTGAACGATCTCAGGGGCAATAAATGCCATGAACTCAGTGATGGCCAACTACAACGAGTATTGGTAGCAAGGGCCATGGCACAGGATACCGCTATGATTTTGTTGGATGAGCCCACTACGCATTTGGATCTATATCACAAGGTACAGATCTTAAAAATGCTGCAACAATTGGCGCACGAGCGTCAAAAAACCATTTTATTTACCACACACGAAATTGAACTGGCAATACAGTTATGTGACCGAATCCTGATACTGGATGGTAAGGAGCATCCCTTCGGAGACCCTTGCGAACTTATTGAGCAAAAACACTTTGATAGTCTGTTTCCTTCGGAAATGGTACAGTTTGATGCTAAAACGGGTTCGTTTAAGGTTTCAAAATAG
- the zwf gene encoding glucose-6-phosphate dehydrogenase encodes MKKTDNQMLVIFGASGDLTARKLIPSLFNLYMAKQLPENFVVLGVSRSDLSDEAFRDRVVYESKYLAAKTEKLDKDKVKGFADKLFYEDLGKSYDTDYGALRKRVESLKEKYNTSGNIIYYLSTPPTLYETISHNLSEAGMNAQNNGWKRLIVEKPFGYSLETAQKLNKGLHKYFKEHQIYRIDHYLGKETVQNLLVTRFSNSIFEPLWNRNYIQRVEITNAESVGVEKRGGYYDKSGALRDMFQNHLLQIVSLVVMEPPIGADAEEIRNEKVKALKSLRIMTDEKELFENTIRAQYVASKVDGNDVKGYREEEGVDPNSTTETYAAIKFYVDNWRWHGVPFYVRTAKRMPTKVTEIVIHFKKPHHQIFKGSEMQEMDNKLIIRIQPDEGILIKFGVKVPGQGFKVERANLDFYYANLAETYVMEAYERLLLDAMQGDATLYARADEVEAAWEFVDPILNYWSSGKDVRMYGYAAGAWGPENADDLIEDDGYWRNPSENLADDPGYCVIC; translated from the coding sequence ATGAAAAAGACCGATAATCAAATGCTCGTAATTTTTGGGGCTTCGGGTGATTTGACCGCTAGAAAGCTGATACCTTCCCTGTTCAACCTTTACATGGCCAAGCAACTCCCGGAAAACTTTGTGGTGCTTGGCGTGAGCCGAAGTGACCTATCGGACGAGGCATTTCGTGACCGTGTGGTCTATGAGAGCAAATACTTGGCTGCGAAAACCGAAAAGCTGGACAAAGACAAGGTAAAAGGTTTTGCGGACAAGCTGTTTTATGAGGATTTGGGCAAGAGCTACGATACTGATTATGGTGCACTCCGCAAACGGGTAGAGTCCCTCAAGGAAAAGTACAATACTTCGGGAAATATCATTTATTACCTCTCCACACCGCCCACACTTTACGAGACCATATCGCATAATCTTTCCGAAGCGGGCATGAACGCCCAAAACAATGGGTGGAAACGCTTGATCGTGGAGAAGCCCTTTGGTTATAGTTTGGAGACGGCACAGAAACTCAACAAAGGACTTCACAAATATTTTAAAGAGCACCAGATTTATCGAATCGACCATTATTTGGGGAAGGAAACGGTGCAAAACTTACTGGTGACCCGTTTTTCCAACAGTATTTTTGAGCCTTTGTGGAACCGAAATTATATCCAACGGGTGGAAATCACCAATGCCGAAAGTGTTGGTGTAGAAAAACGTGGTGGCTACTATGATAAATCGGGTGCCCTTCGGGATATGTTCCAAAACCATTTGTTGCAGATTGTTTCTTTGGTCGTCATGGAGCCCCCCATTGGTGCAGATGCCGAAGAAATCAGGAATGAAAAAGTAAAGGCATTGAAGTCGCTCCGTATCATGACAGACGAAAAGGAGCTTTTTGAAAATACCATTCGGGCCCAATACGTGGCTTCCAAAGTGGATGGAAACGATGTAAAGGGCTACCGTGAAGAAGAAGGGGTGGACCCCAATTCCACTACTGAAACCTATGCGGCCATTAAATTTTATGTGGACAACTGGCGCTGGCACGGTGTGCCCTTTTATGTGCGGACCGCCAAACGTATGCCCACCAAAGTGACGGAGATTGTCATCCATTTTAAAAAGCCGCACCATCAAATATTTAAGGGGTCTGAAATGCAAGAGATGGACAATAAATTGATTATCCGTATCCAACCTGATGAGGGGATTCTTATCAAGTTCGGTGTGAAGGTTCCGGGACAAGGATTTAAGGTAGAGCGCGCCAATTTGGATTTTTACTACGCCAATTTGGCTGAAACTTACGTGATGGAAGCCTATGAACGCTTGTTGTTGGATGCCATGCAAGGGGATGCTACGCTCTATGCCCGCGCCGATGAGGTGGAGGCAGCATGGGAATTTGTAGACCCTATTTTGAATTATTGGAGCAGTGGCAAGGATGTTCGCATGTACGGCTATGCGGCTGGTGCCTGGGGACCTGAAAATGCGGATGATTTGATTGAAGATGATGGGTATTGGCGTAATCCCAGCGAAAACTTGGCCGATGACCCCGGTTATTGCGTAATCTGCTAG
- a CDS encoding DUF4440 domain-containing protein — MKILVLILVAVTFLSCGEKQDKAIEEPVHTDTIDVAAELAKIEEVRQSFEQTVKEKRYGDLGKFTTEDMISIGPGSEDWIAYRKLREQHGNKFRYDSIKMNPKETVILSDTMAYDFGVSSVYYTDENGTVHEMEDTFLVIMKKNKNGEWKLHRELASSLVID; from the coding sequence ATGAAAATACTAGTATTAATTCTTGTAGCAGTGACCTTCCTGTCCTGTGGAGAAAAACAGGATAAAGCGATTGAAGAGCCCGTTCACACCGATACAATTGATGTTGCGGCCGAATTGGCCAAGATTGAAGAGGTACGACAATCCTTCGAGCAAACCGTCAAGGAAAAACGCTATGGCGATCTGGGCAAGTTTACCACAGAGGATATGATTTCAATTGGTCCTGGCAGTGAAGATTGGATTGCCTATCGAAAACTGAGGGAACAGCACGGAAACAAATTTCGTTATGATAGCATCAAAATGAATCCAAAGGAAACCGTGATATTGTCCGACACCATGGCCTATGATTTTGGTGTAAGCTCCGTATACTACACCGATGAAAATGGAACGGTACACGAAATGGAGGATACTTTTTTGGTCATCATGAAAAAAAATAAGAACGGTGAATGGAAGTTGCACAGGGAACTTGCATCATCTTTAGTAATAGACTAA
- the gndA gene encoding NADP-dependent phosphogluconate dehydrogenase produces MTDTYDFGLVGLGVMGRNFILNVADNGFTAFGNDLDEEKVSALIKEGGDPAKVNATSDVGTFVKWLSTPRKIMLLVPAGKVVDSVIEGLLPHLDKGDIIIDGGNSFYTDTDRREAYLKEKGINFFGAGVSGGAEGARKGPSIMPGGSKEAYQHVKPIFEAVSAKYNGEPCVAYLGPKSAGNYVKMVHNGIEYGLMQLTSEIYDLLKKAGGLTNDELHKTYAEWNEGRLQSFLVEITSEIFAQKDELTDNDLVDMILDKAKQKGTGKWTSQNAMDLGIPVPTIDIAVSMREISALKDERIKADELYDRPTLKGVDKADFTAKAEQALYFAFIITYAQGMHQLADASKEYGYELELGEIAKIWRAGCIIRAALLADITEAYQADKDLQNLLLSPSFVEKVQSTVNAARELVSYGAANGIPLPGLSNALTYFDAYTSSRLPLNLIQAQRDYFGSHTYERLDREGIFHTEWDR; encoded by the coding sequence ATGACAGACACGTATGATTTTGGCCTTGTGGGCCTTGGGGTAATGGGACGTAATTTTATTTTGAATGTGGCCGATAATGGCTTCACTGCATTTGGCAACGATCTGGATGAGGAAAAAGTGAGCGCATTGATCAAAGAAGGGGGTGATCCTGCCAAGGTAAATGCCACTTCGGATGTCGGGACCTTTGTAAAGTGGTTGTCAACCCCAAGGAAAATCATGCTGTTGGTGCCCGCAGGAAAAGTTGTGGATAGTGTTATTGAAGGGTTGTTGCCCCACTTGGACAAAGGAGATATTATTATCGATGGAGGAAACTCCTTTTATACCGATACCGACCGTAGGGAAGCTTATTTAAAGGAAAAGGGGATTAACTTTTTTGGGGCCGGGGTTTCCGGAGGTGCCGAAGGAGCCCGAAAAGGACCAAGCATCATGCCTGGTGGTTCCAAAGAAGCCTATCAGCACGTAAAACCAATTTTTGAGGCGGTCTCCGCCAAATACAACGGGGAACCCTGTGTAGCTTATTTGGGACCAAAATCTGCAGGAAATTATGTGAAAATGGTGCACAATGGCATCGAATACGGATTGATGCAGTTGACCTCCGAAATATACGACCTGCTCAAAAAAGCGGGCGGACTCACCAACGATGAACTTCATAAGACCTATGCTGAATGGAACGAGGGACGATTACAATCCTTCTTGGTGGAAATCACATCGGAAATCTTTGCACAAAAGGACGAGCTGACCGATAATGATCTCGTGGATATGATCTTGGACAAGGCCAAGCAAAAGGGAACCGGAAAATGGACCTCCCAAAATGCCATGGATTTGGGCATCCCAGTACCCACTATCGATATTGCGGTGAGCATGCGGGAAATATCCGCATTGAAAGACGAACGCATCAAAGCGGACGAATTGTACGACCGTCCTACCCTTAAAGGGGTGGATAAGGCTGATTTTACCGCAAAAGCGGAACAGGCACTGTACTTTGCCTTTATCATTACCTATGCGCAAGGCATGCACCAATTGGCGGATGCCTCCAAGGAATACGGTTATGAACTGGAGCTGGGTGAAATTGCCAAAATATGGCGCGCGGGCTGTATTATCCGGGCAGCCTTATTGGCCGATATTACCGAAGCCTATCAAGCCGATAAAGATTTACAAAACCTCCTGCTCTCCCCTTCTTTTGTGGAAAAAGTACAAAGTACGGTAAATGCCGCACGGGAATTGGTCAGTTATGGAGCAGCCAACGGCATTCCGTTGCCGGGATTGTCCAACGCACTCACTTATTTTGATGCCTACACCAGCAGCCGTTTGCCGTTGAACTTGATTCAGGCGCAACGCGATTATTTTGGCTCTCACACCTACGAGCGCTTAGATCGTGAAGGTATTTTTCATACTGAATGGGATAGGTAA
- a CDS encoding endonuclease domain-containing protein, translating into MIIKYNPKLKELARLLRRNATKSEIRLWQKLKRDQMHGYDFHRQKPIDEYIVDFFCNKLRLAIELDGYSHQLEGTWKKDVVKTKRLNELCIQVLRFSDTQVLCDMDNVLRAIEEYIFQFEANGNTPPSIPPF; encoded by the coding sequence ATGATTATCAAATATAACCCAAAGCTCAAGGAACTCGCAAGGTTACTTAGAAGGAATGCCACCAAATCTGAAATTAGATTATGGCAAAAGCTAAAGCGTGACCAAATGCACGGATATGATTTTCATAGGCAAAAACCGATTGACGAGTATATTGTTGATTTTTTCTGTAATAAATTGAGGTTGGCGATAGAGCTGGATGGCTATTCTCATCAATTGGAAGGGACTTGGAAGAAGGATGTTGTTAAGACAAAAAGGTTGAATGAGCTTTGTATTCAAGTGTTACGATTTTCCGATACCCAAGTATTGTGCGATATGGATAATGTTTTGAGGGCGATTGAGGAATATATTTTTCAATTTGAAGCGAATGGAAATACACCTCCCTCAATCCCTCCTTTCTAG